The region TTTTGATGCCTGTATAATGGCAAGGAAATGCAAAGCAGGATGTGGTCACAGATACACTGAGGTGAGGGTTAAAGATGGAATTTAAAAATCTCCCTTTGTTCATATGTTGTTGCCCTCCCCTCCCTGCCCAAAAGTACTGTCTTATTCCTGGAAGCATTAGAGATGACGATGACAAGGATGTCCAAAGTTTAAGtaattttcgtttttattGATTAATACTGATCcataaaaaactaaaaaactaTTTCAGGCAAACTTCTGGATAATTGCGACAAATCTTGGcttcagttttctttccaTGTTCCACCTGGCATATCTGGGAATCATGTTTGGAGGTGACACAGAATTACAAGAAAGAGTaagaaaatacatttttattgGTGCTTTCATATATTGGTCTTTTTCACAAGCAGTTTCATTGCCTGTGGCTACAAATTGTACTACTAGTGCTTGGTCTGTCTAAGcaattttacaaaaaatgacattaaaaaaagggtaaactgtttttgataaaagttatttttaaatgatGATTATTTGTTGTCTCTTCTTCATTCTCCTTTAACGTCACAATATTGTAACATACCCAGGAgtgtatttgttatttttttttttttaacaaggagagagagagaaagataAAGATTCTgccacaaattttgttttgttattcacAAGAATGATATCACTGAGGTGCTCAAGGCATAAAAAGGCCGACCAAAGTGATATTTATTGGTGCCCTAAAACTTGCTCCAAGAAATGACAATACCCGTGTGGATTTGGTGATCTCATTGCCCTGTCTTTTCATTACAGCATGGGACACTAAGGCAggctaattttcaaaaaagtggGAGTcttaaaaaaactgaaattgacCATAATGTATAtcataataacaaaaaataactgaTAATTTCAATAGAAAATGCACAGGTCATTGATAATGTCTTCAACATGATATGAATGTTTTTTAAGTAAAGATTTCCTTGTTCTTTTGCCTGTCACAGGGTTATGGAATGATGCATACGTTGAGCAAATGGTCTCACTTGGATTTTGCCAGCCATTGGGTTGCTTTTGCTACTTTTTTGTTAAGTAGGGTAATTTTATAATGTTATTGTCAATCACTAGAAATATATGTTATTAAAGTTTGATTGAAGAAAGCTATATTTATTGCTGTGTGGTCCTTCTTGCCTGGGACTGAAATACCAACAGAAAAAATTCCGAAAGAAAATAATCGACATTGAGGAAGGAAATTTAAGACTTCAGTTTAACATCCAAAAACAGCAGATTGAATGCAGTTGTCAGGAAAGGCGTCAGAAGTGTTATGAAAACGGCCTTGACTCCTGTTAAATTCATTCGCAGTATTTGAATGCCTTTTGCTGATAATAAATCTTTCAGTATGTCTTTTAATACTCTTCTTTCCTGAAAGAGGAACCCGTTCTCAATTTGTTCGGCGAATTCGAGGTTTTGTACTACATCCGATAGACTTGTCATTAGGTTGTGTAACCTCGTTAGAAGCACCAATGGGAGGCTGTACACGAAGAACATTTCCAGAAAATCGGATAGACCTCCGCAGAAGACGATTATAATTCCCTGCCATGATGTCTcgatttttgtttgttctgttACTTCTCGGCGCCAAGCTTGCTCCCTGCTCTCCATTACTGTAAACAACTGCGGCGAACGTATGCTGTGGAGACCTTCGCCCTCATCGAGTGGCAAACTGCTTGCAGTTGAGTTCACGAAAATCGCATTTCCGGTGTTGACATCGTTCCTAGAAGCTTTCTTGATATTCGATGGACCAATTAGTGTCATCTTGTAACTAGCCTCGTCTTGGAAGCGCTCAACGACAGAGAATATTGACGGAAGCAGCAGGACACACAGGAAAACCAGTTGGGTGCCTAAGAATGGTTGGAAGGCCTTTTGGGCATTCCGTATCACGCGTTTAATGTTGATAAACCTGCCTCTTGCTTCCTCTTCCTCATTGGCCGGCCATTGCTGGATGGCCCTCTTGAATTGGCAAACGTCACTGGAGATAATGCATACTGCGAGAATGCATACAAAGACCATCGGCAAGGAAAAGAAGCGAGCCACAGCAGAAAATCCAAGGTTCATCGACATTTGCTTGGGCGtgaatgtttgattcttttcCACTTGACCGTACAACGTCATCTGGACAGCTTTGGAACTCAGAGGCAGGACAAAGGCAAAGGCTATCACAGCAAAGAATGACGCATAAATGGCCTTCTTCGCTTTCCTCCAGCATCGAGCACGTAAGTTGACCATTTGCAACAAGTTATCGAAATGACGCTtccgaaaataaaatatacctAACATGTACATCAGGGGCATCCGAGCGAACCATATAACATTCTTGATTGTCGTCACAGTTTCGTTGTATTCGATATCAACCAAGGTGTGACTGCCAAAGACGCCTAGTTCATAACAGTAGTTGAGCAGTAGGACACCAAGAATGGTTAACTGTACGATGGTTTTGACCACTTCTTTCCTGATCGCCTCTTCTTCGACCGCTGCTTTAGGATACCACAGACCTGTTACACGGAGATACATCTTGAGAGGAGTAAATACGGGAGCAGATTCTGGGAAGGGTTCTTCTGAGTCGCCATCCCCTTGATTTACATTTAAGGGTTCGCCATCATTGTCGCCACGCGCAAGACGTTGTCTTGGGTTGTTGTCAAGAAGAGCAATTGCATCAAGGTTGTCTTGATCAGCCATGATCCGAAAACAGAGCTGTTCCCAAAAATACCGTTTC is a window of Acropora palmata chromosome 4, jaAcrPala1.3, whole genome shotgun sequence DNA encoding:
- the LOC141879037 gene encoding uncharacterized protein LOC141879037, encoding MADQDNLDAIALLDNNPRQRLARGDNDGEPLNVNQGDGDSEEPFPESAPVFTPLKMYLRVTGLWYPKAAVEEEAIRKEVVKTIVQLTILGVLLLNYCYELGVFGSHTLVDIEYNETVTTIKNVIWFARMPLMYMLGIFYFRKRHFDNLLQMVNLRARCWRKAKKAIYASFFAVIAFAFVLPLSSKAVQMTLYGQVEKNQTFTPKQMSMNLGFSAVARFFSLPMVFVCILAVCIISSDVCQFKRAIQQWPANEEEEARGRFINIKRVIRNAQKAFQPFLGTQLVFLCVLLLPSIFSVVERFQDEASYKMTLIGPSNIKKASRNDVNTGNAIFVNSTASSLPLDEGEGLHSIRSPQLFTVMESREQAWRREVTEQTKIETSWQGIIIVFCGGLSDFLEMFFVYSLPLVLLTRLHNLMTSLSDVVQNLEFAEQIENGFLFQERRVLKDILKDLLSAKGIQILRMNLTGVKAVFITLLTPFLTTAFNLLFLDVKLKS